A section of the Suncus etruscus isolate mSunEtr1 chromosome X, mSunEtr1.pri.cur, whole genome shotgun sequence genome encodes:
- the SHROOM2 gene encoding protein Shroom2, whose protein sequence is MDAAEPRARPERLAEADRLVEVQLSGGAPWGFTLKGGREHGEPLVITKVEEGSKAAAGDKLVAGDEIVGINGVALSGFRQEAICLVKGSHRSLKLLLRRSSEHSWRPHSWHATKFCDSQSDTATAHVASAGPSWHSRHHASSSSCDLLGTWDQAGLQRTSGHSSSLGSVDSLEQRSQPQGSPPGHLSAAKSSSSIEHLGGPGTRDSAYGSLSTSSGTPDPTLPRTDASSADNLLYKVGLWEASKAGGRAGDERPGSFPSRVPGTGRSSPEPKTLPATRSSFGPVWHVPEKTKTPGFPPPAPPLRSDSFAATKSHEQAQVSDTVHTRTPASSLGKPAHTSDTQRRPTGLDCASDLHLEGGWASCDVAAGSFGRLQAWLSSSDVRLPAPPSQYGVQHTRQGSHDGLIHQGHREPPGPRNPAEGVPTLHNQLRWVDTGEPRPEVAGPGPYHCVAAKHCPLAASQGPLTWAGSWQGDKSAAAQARGLSTGQHPPQHELVQVKEKGLAGDWSRGIEDPSRTGCVDTARTKADVGGRVCSNDTLLLHSLAQEGRSEDSRWAGNQTLPEASDSPVGKPLRRSDRFATTLRNEIQMRRAQLQKSRSTVALSEEQPEPGGCWRADPEGPTTGMAAGPTAGPTAAFSGSYKEHLKEAQAWVLRATSFKRRDLDPSPTDTRTGAAENRPDERSGPAWMAVVSAAVPGSSDAVVPGPPVSRIGGRRRFTAQQKLRSYSEPDKMHEVGLPPESPDEPYQALSRDAVGSFADRRKFFEETSKSSPLQPTHRPAGSGLPKEKATVVRGRGPESWVPGCMVASSGSYPEAGDASQQARREQPERLGTFAEYQASWRVPRKALEARGAGRCHSADDILDVNLEQPRPRPMHGRSRSSPSSELHQQEVSPEESAAPGVVPAKQSEDPQLSARHDDVLCPGVAAGLGPHKGVPCSEEIPEEPQEGRGRAGTLPRDYRYSEDRGQTLLPATALPLTKRPPQRPPPPQREPRQLRGVVGVGEPAHLDTPATPDTSRQPVLVPTRSPSPSGPADRPSGAQVVGGPAEGSEASGQAYELPHGPPHEALHPPSCRLPHTSAMETSRSPSPQFAPQKLTDKPPLLLQDETCTRIERVMGSHSTVKIVPVKIVHAESQPEKESRQGLARPAELPALPSGLERDQIKTLSTSEQSYSRFCIYSRQGAAPVPAPDSGQACPTVPTTSTSTGASTTKANQRSAEDLKSEELAREIVGKDKSLAEILDPGMKVRTTMDLMEGIFPKDAHLLEQAQQRRKLLPKMPSPRTTDDRKEELNTLSATSLATNSAYYSTSAPKAELLIKMKDLREQQEPEEDSEGDLDHDLSVKKQELIESLGRKLQVLREARASLLDDIQANSALGEEVEALAQRVCRPNEFDKFRMFVGDLDKVVNLLLSLSGRLARVENALNNLDDSASPGDRHSLQEKQRVLIQQHQDAKELKENLDRRERVVCDILAGYLGEERLADYEHFVKMRSALIIEQRELDDKIQLGEEQLKCLLDSLPPERSK, encoded by the exons GTCGAAGAAGGCAGCAAGGCGGCAGCAGGGGACAAGCTGGTGGCTGGGGACGAGATCGTGGGCATCAACGGTGTGGCGCTGTCGGGCTTCCGGCAGGAGGCCATCTGCCTGGTCAAAGGCTCCCATCGCAGCCTCAAGCTGCTGCTGAGAAG GAGCAGTGAGCACAGCTGGAGACCGCACTCGTGGCATGCCACCAAGTTCTGTGACAGCCAGTCTGATACTGCCACGGCACATGTCGCCTCCGCTGGTCCATCCTGGCACAGCCGCCACCATGCCAG CTCGTCCTCCTGCGACCTGCTGGGCACTTGGGACCAAGCGGGTCTGCAGCGCACATCCGGCCACTCCAGCTCCCTGGGCAGCGTAGACAGCCTGGAACAGCGCTCGCAGCCCCAAGGCTCCCCACCCGGCCACCTGTCGGCCGCCAAATCCAGCAGCAGCATTGAGCACCTGGGCGGGCCTGGCACGCGCGACTCGGCCTATGGCTCGCTGTCCACCAGCTCCGGCACCCCCGACCCCACACTGCCCCGCACTGACGCCTCATCTGCTGATAACCTGCTCTACAAAGTCGGGCTCTGGGAGGCTTCCAAGGCCGGAGGCCGCGCTGGGGATGAGCGACCAGGATCCTTCCCCTCTCGCGTGCCCGGGACTGGCCGAAGCAGTCCAGAGCCCAAGACTCTGCCTGCCACCCGCTCTAGTTTCGGGCCCGTTTGGCATGTGCCGGAGAAGACCAAAACCCCTGGATTCCCACCGCCGGCACCCCCACTGCGCTCTGACAGCTTTGCGGCCACCAAGAGCCACGAGCAAGCCCAAGTATCTGACACGGTGCACACCCGCACTCCAGCCAGCAGTCTCGGGAAGCCAGCACACACCAGTGACACCCAGCGGAGGCCTACGGGCCTGGACTGTGCCTCTGATCTGCACCTGGAGGGAGGCTGGGCCTCCTGTGATGTGGCAGCAGGCAGCTTCGGCCGGCTTCAGGCCTGGCTGTCCAGCTCGGATGTCCGTTTGCCAGCACCACCATCACAGTATGGGGTCCAACACACACGGCAAGGCAGTCATGACGGTCTCATCCACCAGGGCCATAGGGAGCCACCAGGGCCCCGAAACCCTGCGGAGGGTGTCCCCACCCTGCACAATCAGCTTCGCTGGGTGGACACAGGCGAGCCGAGGCCAGAAGTGGCCGGGCCAGGACCCTATCATTGTGTGGCTGCCAAACACTGCCCACTGGCGGCTTCCCAGGGTCCACTGACCTGGGCAGGGTCCTGGCAGGGGGACAAGTCTGCAGCTGCCCAGGCAAGGGGTCTAAGCACTGGACAGCACCCTCCACAGCATGAGCTTGTCCAGGTGAAAGAAAAGGGACTTGCCGGGGACTGGTCCCGAGGCATTGAGGACCCATCAAGAACCGGGTGTGTGGACACAGCCAGGACGAAAGCAGATGTGGGTGGCAGAGTCTGCTCGAATGACACGCTGCTGCTGCATTCTTTGGCCCAAGAGGGACGATCCGAGGACAGCCGCTGGGCTGGCAACCAGACGCTACCAGAGGCCAGCGACAGCCCCGTGGGGAAGCCCCTGCGCCGAAGCGACCGCTTTGCCACCACACTGAGGAACGAGATTCAGATGCGTAGGGCACAGTTGCAGAAGAGCCGGAGCACTGTGGCGCTGAGTGAAGAACAGCCTGAGCCTGGGGGTTGCTGGCGAGCAGATCCAGAAGGACCCACAACAGGGATGGCAGCCGGGCCTACAGCTGGACCTACAGCTGCATTCTCGGGCAGCTATAAAGAGCACCTCAAAGAGGCCCAAGCCTGGGTGCTGAGAGCCACGTCGTTCAAGCGCCGAGACCTGGATCCCAGCCCCACCGACACTCGAACTGGTGCTGCTGAGAACCGGCCTGATGAGCGCAGTGGCCCTGCCTGGATGGCTGTAGTCAGCGCTGCTGTCCCTGGCTCCTCTGATGCGGTGGTCCCAGGGCCGCCGGTGTCCCGCATTGGGGGCCGGAGGCGCTTTACTGCCCAGCAGAAGCTCCGGTCTTACTCGGAACCTGACAAGATGCATGAGGTGGGGCTGCCGCCAGAGTCCCCAGACGAGCCGTACCAGGCCCTGTCCAGGGACGCTGTGGGCAGCTTTGCCGATCGGCGCAAGTTCTTTGAGGAGACCAGCAAGTCCAGTCCCCTACAGCCTACACACAGGCCAGCTGGTTCAGGCCTGCCCAAGGAGAAGGCGACAGTGGTCCGAGGTCGGGGACCTGAGTCCTGGGTGCCTGGCTGCATGGTGGCCAGCAGTGGGAGCTACCCCGAGGCTGGGGATGCCAGCCAGCAGGCAAGGCGGGAGCAGCCAGAGAGACTCGGCACCTTCGCAGAATATCAGGCATCGTGGAGGGTGCCCCGGAAAGCACTGGAAGCCCGTGGGGCCGGGAGGTGCCACTCGGCAGACGACATCCTGGATGTGAACCTGGAACAGCCACGGCCTCGGCCCATGCACGGGAGGTCTCGCTCCTCGCCCTCCAGTGAGCTGCACCAGCAG GAAGTGTCGCCAGAGGagagtgcagcgccaggagtggtccctgccAAACAATCTGAGGATCCCCAGCTCTCGGCCAG ACATGATGATGTCCTGTGTCCAGGTGTAGCCGCTGGTCTTGGACCACATAAAGGGGTCCCCTGCTCTGAGGAGATTCCCGAGGAGCCCCAGGAGGGCCGCGGCCGAGCGGGGACCCTCCCACGTGACTACAGATACTCGGAGGACAGGGGACAGACCCTGCTGCCAGCCACAGCGCTCCCTCTCACCAAGAGGCCCCCTCAAAGACCTCCACCCCCACAGCGTGAGCCTAGACAGCTCCGAGGTGTGGTTGGCGTGGGTGAGCCTGCTCACTTGGACACCCCTGCTACCCCAGACACCTCCAGGCAGCCTGTGCTCGTGCCCACACGGTCTCCAAGTCCCAGTGGCCCTGCGGACAGGCCGAGTGGAGCCCAGGTTGTGGGAGGCCCTGCAGAGGGCAGTGAGGCCAGCGGACAGGCCTATGAGCTCCCACACGGCCCCCCACACGAAGCCCTACACCCCCCTAGCTGCCGGCTCCCTCACACGTCTGCCATGGAGACGTCTCGCTCTCCTTCGCCCCAGTTTGCCCCCCAGAAGCTGACGGACAAACCGCCCCTGCTCCTCCAGGATGAGACTTGCACCAG GATTGAAAGGGTGATGGGCAGCCACAGTACAGTGAAGATAGTGCCCGTGAAGATCGTGCATGCTGAGAGCCAGCCCGAGAAGGAGAGTCGCCAAGGCCTGGCCCGCCCTGCTGAGCTGCCCGCCCTGCCCAGTGGGCTGGAGCGCGACCAGATCAAGACACTGAGCACATCGGAGCAGTCATACTCACGCTTCTGCATCTACAGCCGCCAGGGTGCTGCCCCTGTCCCCGCCCCAGACAGTGGCCAGGCCTGCCCCACGGTGCCCACTACAAGCACCAGCACTGGTGCCAGCACCACCAAGGCCAATCAGAGGTCGGCCGAGGACCTAAAGTCCGAAGAGCTGGCTCGGGAGATTGTGGGCAAGGACAAATCACTGGCGGAGATCCTGGACCCTGGCATGAAGGTGCGGACCACCATGGACCTGATGGAGGGCATCTTCCCCAAGGACGCCCACCTCCTGGAGCAGGCCCAGCAGCGGAGGAAGCTGCTGCCCAAGATGCCCTCACCTCGTACCACAGATGACAG GAAAGAGGAACTGAACACACTCTCGGCCACATCCCTGGCCACCAACTCAGCCTATTATAGCACATCAGCCCCCAAGGCGGAGCTGCTCATCAAGATGAAGGACCTTCGTGAGCAGCAGGAGCCAGAGGAGGACTCGGAAGGTGACCTGGACCACGACCTGTCTGTGAAGAAG CAGGAGCTCATCGAGAGCCTGGGCCGCAAGCTACAGGTGCTGCGGGAGGCACGAGCCAGCCTGCTGGACGACATCCAGGCCAATAGCGCGCTCGGTGAGGAGGTGGAGGCGTTGGCCCAGCGTGTGTGCCGACCCAATGAGTTCGACAAGTTCCGCATGTTCGTTGGTGACCTGGACAAGGTGGTCAACCTGCTGCTGTCGCTGTCCGGCCGCCTGGCCCGAGTGGAGAACGCCCTCAACAATCTGGATGACAGCGCGTCTCCTGGCGACCGG CATTCACTTCAGGAGAAGCAACGGGTGCTGATCCAGCAGCACCAGGATGCCAAGGAGCTGAAGGAGAACCTGGACCGGCGCGAGCGCGTGGTCTGTGACATCCTGGCGGGCTACCTGGGTGAGGAACGCCTGGCAGATTACGAGCACTTCGTGAAGATGAGGTCTGCCCTCATCATCGAGCAGCGTGAGCTGGACGACAAGATCCAGCTGGGTGAGGAGCAGCTCAAATGCCTGCTGGACAGCCTGCCACCTGAGCGAAGCAAATAG